From one Lolium rigidum isolate FL_2022 chromosome 4, APGP_CSIRO_Lrig_0.1, whole genome shotgun sequence genomic stretch:
- the LOC124649429 gene encoding nuclear transcription factor Y subunit B-4-like — translation MSESVDTPESGGGAKEQERFLPIANIGRIMRRGVPENGKIAKDAKESIQECVSEFISFITSEASDKCMKEKRKTINGDDLIWSMGTLGFEDYVEPLKLYLKLYREMEGDTSKGSQSGKKEVVLNGQPGSSFNGM, via the exons ATGTCGGAGTCGGTCGACACGCCCGAGAGCGGCGGCGGGGCCAAGGAGCAGGAGCGGTTCTTGCCGATCGCCAACATCGGCCGCATCATGCGGCGCGGCGTGCCGGAGAACGGCAAGATCGCAAAGGACGCCAAGGAGTCCATCCAGGAGTGCGTCTCCGAGTTCATCAGCTTCATCACCAGCGA AGCCAGCGACAAGTGCATGAAGGAGAAGCGCAAGACTATCAACGGGGACGACCTGATCTGGTCCATGGGCACGCTCGGCTTCGAGGACTACGTCGAGCCCCTCAAGCTCTACCTAAAGCTCTACCGGGAG ATGGAG GGTGACACATCGAAGGGTTCGCAGTCAGGAAAGAAAGAGGTTGTACTTAATGGGCAACCTGGATCATCG TTCAACGGCATGTAA
- the LOC124648253 gene encoding uncharacterized protein LOC124648253, which translates to MATSAGSDGAVIRRAVKRLSFGASWEEKAEAAAEVGRLARSDERTKRALPELGVVPPLLSMFVDAGGEGSTGARMAAVRALLELARGTHRNKVLIVKAGLLKKLPLLMADRDLATSHDLALLLRSVSSLANTDFPLPSADLLPFLVATLSGTTADVPADTKLSCLAALGNLSANLEHVRAVAASGAVRALFTLSLDEATSEAALSVLADVAAASAAGRREMAKEEAAAGALVEAVARHENARCQEHATYLVMVLAHGGGDAGRELMRRMRRIGAVQALLEVSLLGSPLAQSRAAKILRWFKDDGKDRIRAHSGPRAETSSCHGSDGDDDGAQKPCPNAVDRIVKQSLERNMKSIMRRATASVDMTANDTTKMLVASSSSKSLPC; encoded by the exons ATGGCTACTTCGGCGGGAAGCGACGGGGCGGTGATCAGGAGGGCGGTGAAGCGGCTGAGCTTCGGGGCGTCGTGGGAGGAGAAggctgaggcggcggcggaggtcgggAGGCTGGCGCGGTCAGATGAGCGCACGAAGCGGGCGCTCCCGGAGCTCGGCGTCGTGCCGCCGCTCCTGTCCATGTTCGTGGACGCCGGGGGAGAGGGAAGCACCGGCGCGCGGATGGCCGCCGTCAGGGCGCTGCTCGAGCTCGCCAGAGGAACGCACAG AAACAAGGTGCTCATAGTGAAGGCCGGCCTGCTCAAGAAGCTGCCGCTGCTGATGGCCGACAGGGACTTGGCAACAAGCCACGACCTCGCGCTCCTCCTCCGTTCCGTCTCATCGTTGGCCAACACCGACTTCCCGCTCCCCTCCGCCGACCTCCTCCCCTTCCTCGTCGCCACCCTCAGCGGCACCACTGCAGACGTCCCGGCCGACACGAAGCTCTCATGCCTGGCCGCGCTCGGCAACCTCTCGGCCAACCTCGAGCACGTCCGTGCCGTGGCCGCTAGTGGCGCCGTTCGTGCGCTGTTCACGCTCTCCCTGGACGAGGCAACGTCGGAGGCGGCGCTGAGCGTGCTCGCGGACGTGGCGGCTGCGAGCGCGGCGGGGCGGCGGGAGATGGCGAAGGAGGAGGCTGCGGCAGGGGCGCTGGTGGAGGCCGTGGCGCGGCACGAGAACGCGCGGTGCCAGGAGCACGCGACGTACCTGGTCATGGTGCtcgcgcacggcggcggcgacgccggaCGGGAGCTCATGCGGCGGATGCGGCGGATCGGCGCCGTGCAGGCGCTGCTCGAGGTGTCGCTGCTCGGGAGCCCGCTGGCTCAGAGCAGGGCGGCAAAGATCCTGCGATGGTTTAAGGACGACGGAAAGGACAGGATCAGGGCACACTCCGGCCCGCGCGCGGAAACATCGTCGTGCCATGGCAGCGACGGTGATGACGACGGCGCGCAGAAGCCTTGCCCGAACGCCGTGGACAGGATAGTGAAGCAGAGCCTCGAGAGGAACATGAAGTCCATCATGCGGCGAGCCACGGCGTCCGTGGACATGACGGCAAATGATACTACTAAGATGCTGGTGGCGAGCTCTAGCTCCAAGAGCTTGCCTTGTTGA
- the LOC124648254 gene encoding uncharacterized protein LOC124648254 yields MSKGRQGEESQAYCPGCSGNKHKSLYLVLDDWHRGFTIRKLDADIPDLSTSPVVRLVSPQYNHAMNFAVLGSNIIATSNQYAATVVFDTETAALTMGCPLLDSLYNTVNYFLTADEALLAFSYDFMLHPHSFELLTTTTKDDMNPLCPSTDWSWKSVPAPFTKDERIQSYALHPDGHTVLVSAYIGRVRGGGTFSFDTKSREWRHLGDWMLPFNLEAYFDAELDAWVGLHRDGYIRSCQVPSLGGSNSTMQQPDWKMAKEHQMWSPPHQLAKGRGATLTYMGNSRFILVDCVAADGLEFQDAFGDTCGCVLSMTTFLLRYDREGNLRIKDKNTTSCRVSKQLSSFSPVAFWM; encoded by the coding sequence ATGTCTAAGGGACGACAGGGCGAGGAGAGTCAGGCCTACTGCCCTGGCTGCAGCGGCAACAAGCACAAGAGCCTCTATCTTGTTCTAGATGACTGGCACAGGGGATTCACCATCCGCAAGCTTGACGCTGACATCCCAGATCTAAGCACCTCTCCTGTCGTCCGGCTAGTGTCACCTCAGTATAACCATGCCATGAACTTTGCAGtactgggcagcaacatcatagcTACTAGCAACCAATATGCTGCAACTGTGGTCTTTGACACCGAAACCGCCGCTCTGACCATGGGATGTCCCCTCCTTGATTCACTTTACAATACCGTCAACTACTTTCTCACCGCTGACGAGGCGCTCCTTGCGTTTAGCTACGATTTCATGCTGCACCCTCACTCCTTTGAACTCCTGACCACCACCACCAAGGATGACATGAACCCTCTGTGCCCAAGCACCGACTGGTCTTGGAAAAGTGTGCCGGCGCCCTTCACCAAGGATGAAAGGATCCAATCCTACGCCCTTCACCCGGACGGACACACCGTACTTGTCTCCGCGTACATCGGCCGTGTCCGCGGTGGTGGCACATTCTCCTTCGACACCAAGAGCCGTGAGTGGAGGCACCTTGGGGATTGGATGTTGCCTTTCAATCTCGAAGCCTACTTCGACGCCGAGCTAGATGCATGGGTTGGGCTACACCGGGATGGCTACATCCGCTCCTGCCAAGTTCCCTCCCTCGGCGGTAGCAACAGCACAATGCAACAGCCCGACTGGAAGATGGCCAAGGAGCACCAGATGTGGAGCCCGCCGCATCAGTTGGCTAAAGGGCGAGGGGCTACTCTCACCTACATGGGCAACTCCAGGTTTATCCTTGTTGATTGCGTGGCGGCCGATGGCTTAGAGTTCCAGGATGCTTTTGGTGACACTTGTGGTTGCGTGCTCAGCATGACCACGTTTCTTCTAAGGTACGATCGTGAGGGCAATCTACGGATCAAAGACAAAAACACTACTTCATGTCGTGTGTCTAAGCAACTCTCGTCGTTCTCGCCCGTGGCTTTCTGGATGTAG
- the LOC124707043 gene encoding ketol-acid reductoisomerase, chloroplastic: MAAPTTSAASTLAFSHPKTLAAAAAATLSAASVAFPATHPSCALATRRRAVAAMVAAPAKVGAAMPSLDFDTAVFNKEKVSLAGHEEYIVRGGRNLFPLLPEAFKGVKQIGVIGWGSQGPAQAQNLRDSLTEAKSDIVVKIGLRKGSKSFEEARAAGFTEENGTLGDIWETVSGSDLVLLLISDSAQADNYEKIFSHMKPNSILGLSHGFLLGHLQSAGLDFPKNISVVAVCPKGMGPSVRRLYVQGKEVNGAGINASFAVHQDVDGRATDVALGWSVALGSPFTFATTLEQEYKSDIFGERGILLGAVHGIVEALFRRYTEQGMDEELAYKTTVEGITGIISKTISKKGMLEVYNSLSEEGKKEFNKAYSASFYPCMDILYECYEDVASGSEIRSVVLAGRRFYDKEGLPAFPMGKIDQTRMWKVGEKVRATRPQGDLGPLHPFTAGVYVALMMAQIEVLRKKGHSYSEIINESVIESVDSLNPFMHASGVAFMVDNCSTTARLGSRKWAPRFDYILTQQAFVTVDKNAPINQDLISNFFSDPVHGAIKVCAELRPTVDISVTADADFVRPELRQSA; the protein is encoded by the exons ATGGCGGCGCCCACCACCTCCGCGGCCTCCACGCTCGCCTTCTCCcaccccaaaaccctagccgccgccgccgccgccaccctctccgccGCCTCCGTCGCCTTCCCCGCCACCCACCCGTCATGCGCcctcgccacccgccgccgcgccgtcgccgccatggtcgccgccccGGCCAAGGTGGGGGCCGCCATGCCCTCGCTCGACTTCGACACCGCCGTCTTCAACAAGGAGAAGGTCTCCCTCGCCGGCCACGAGGAG TACATCGTgaggggcgggcggaacctcttccCGCTGCTCCCGGAGGCGTTCAAGGGCGTCAAGCAGATCGGGGTCATCGGGTGGGGCTCTCAG GGTCCGGCACAGGCGCAGAACCTCAGGGACTCTTTGACTGAAGCCAAGTCTGACATTGTTGTCAAG ATTGGTCTCCGGAAAGGTTCCAAATCTTTTGAGGAAGCACGTGCAGCTGGGTTCACTGAGGAGAACGGAACCTTGGGGGATATATGGGAGACGGTTTCAGGCAGTGATCTTGTGTTGCTGCTCATATCTGATTCTGCACAG GCAGACAACTACGAGAAAATCTTCTCTCACATGAAACCAAACAGTATTCTTGGTTTATCCCATGGATTTCTTCTTGGACATTTGCAATCAGCTGGCCTTGATTTTCCCAAGAACATCAGTGTGGTTGCTGTCTGCCCCAAGGGAATGGGCCCATCAGTGCGGAGACTTTATGTTCAGGGCAAAGAAGTAAATGGTGCCGGTATCAACGCTAGCTTTGCTGTTCACCAG GATGTTGATGGAAGGGCAACTGATGTTGCTCTAGGATGGTCGGTTGCACTAGGATCCCCGTTCACATTCGCTACTACTCTAGAACAGGAGTACAAGAGTGATATCTTTGGGGAGCGAG GAATTTTGCTCGGTGCTGTCCATGGCATCGTGGAGGCTTTATTTAGGAGATACACAGAGCAAGGAATGGATGAGGAATTGGCATACAAAACCACTGTAGAGGGCATCACTGGAATTATCTCAAAAACCATCTCAAAGAAG GGTATGCTTGAAGTGTACAACTCCTTGAGTGAGGAAGGCAAAAAGGAGTTCAACAAGGCGTACAGCGCATCATTTTATCCTTGCATGGATATCCTCTATGAGTGCTATGAAGATGTTGCCTCTGGAAGTGAAATCAGGAGTGTTGTGTTGGCCGGACGGAGGttttat GATAAGGAAGGTCTTCCTGCTTTCCCTATGGGCAAAATTGACCAAACCCGTATGTGGAAGGTTGGTGAAAAGGTGCGGGCAACCCGGCCACAGGGTGACCTTGGGCCACTTCACCCCTTCACCGCTGGAGTTTATGTTGCACTAATGATGGCCCAG ATTGAGGTCCTCAGGAAGAAGGGCCACTCGTACTCTGAGATCATCAACGAGAGCGTGATCGAGTCGGTAGACTCTCTGAACCCCTTCATGCACGCGAGTGGGGTGGCCTTCATGGTCGACAACTGCTCCACCACTGCCCGTCTGGGATCAAGAAAGTGGGCGCCACGCTTCGACTACATCCTGACCCAGCAGGCTTTCGTGACTGTTGACAAGAACGCGCCCATCAACCAGGATCTCATCAGCAACTTCTTTTCGGACCCTGTCCACGGCGCCATCAAGGTCTGCGCCGAGCTGAGGCCAACTGTCGACATCTCGGTGACGGCCGATGCTGACTTTGTGCGCCCTGAGCTCAGGCAGTCTGCCTAG